The proteins below come from a single Streptomyces sp. MRC013 genomic window:
- the murA gene encoding UDP-N-acetylglucosamine 1-carboxyvinyltransferase, whose protein sequence is MTGTDDVLLVHGGTPLEGEIRVRGAKNLVPKAMVAALLGSGPSRLRNVPDIRDVRVVRGLLQLHGVTVRPGDEPGELVMDPTSVESANVADIDAHAGSSRIPILFCGPLLHRLGHAFIPGLGGCDIGGRPIDFHFEVLRQFGARIEKRADGQYLEAPRRLRGTKIRLPYPSVGATEQVLLTAVLAEGVTELSNAAVEPEIEDLICVLQKMGAIIAMDTDRTIRITGVDELGGYAHRALPDRLEAASWASAALATEGNISVRGAQQRSMMTFLNTYRKVGGAFEIDDEGIRFWHPGGSLNAIALETDVHPGFQTDWQQPLVVALTQAAGLSIVHETVYESRLGFTSALNQMGAHIQLYRECLGGSDCRFGQRNFLHSAVVSGPTKLQGADLVIPDLRGGFSYLIAALAAQGTSRVHGIELINRGYENFMQKLVELGAKVELPGAGTV, encoded by the coding sequence ATGACCGGCACAGACGATGTACTGCTTGTCCACGGCGGCACTCCGCTGGAGGGCGAGATCCGCGTCCGCGGCGCGAAGAACCTCGTGCCCAAAGCGATGGTCGCCGCACTGCTCGGCAGCGGGCCCAGCCGGCTGCGCAACGTGCCGGACATCCGCGACGTGCGCGTGGTCCGCGGGCTGCTCCAGCTCCACGGCGTGACCGTCCGGCCCGGCGACGAGCCGGGCGAGCTGGTGATGGACCCGACGTCCGTCGAGTCCGCGAACGTCGCCGACATCGACGCCCACGCGGGCTCCTCGCGCATCCCGATCCTGTTCTGCGGTCCGCTGCTGCACCGGCTCGGGCACGCGTTCATCCCCGGGCTGGGCGGCTGCGACATCGGCGGACGGCCGATCGACTTCCACTTCGAGGTGCTCCGGCAGTTCGGCGCGAGGATCGAGAAGCGCGCCGACGGCCAGTACCTGGAGGCGCCGCGGCGGCTGCGCGGCACGAAGATACGGCTGCCGTACCCGTCGGTGGGCGCGACCGAGCAGGTGCTGCTGACGGCCGTGCTGGCGGAGGGTGTGACGGAACTCTCCAACGCGGCGGTCGAGCCCGAGATCGAGGACCTCATCTGCGTCCTGCAGAAGATGGGCGCCATCATCGCGATGGACACCGACCGGACGATCCGGATCACCGGCGTCGACGAGCTGGGCGGCTACGCCCACCGCGCGCTCCCGGACCGTCTGGAGGCGGCGTCCTGGGCCTCGGCGGCGCTGGCCACCGAGGGCAACATCTCCGTGCGCGGCGCGCAGCAGCGCTCGATGATGACCTTCCTCAACACGTACCGGAAGGTGGGCGGCGCCTTCGAGATCGACGACGAGGGCATCCGCTTCTGGCACCCGGGCGGCTCGCTGAACGCGATAGCGCTGGAGACGGACGTGCACCCGGGCTTCCAGACCGACTGGCAGCAGCCGCTGGTGGTCGCCCTGACGCAGGCCGCGGGCCTGTCGATCGTCCACGAGACGGTGTACGAGTCGCGGCTCGGCTTCACGTCGGCGCTGAACCAGATGGGCGCGCACATCCAGCTGTACCGGGAGTGCCTGGGCGGCTCCGACTGCCGTTTCGGCCAGCGGAACTTCCTGCACTCCGCGGTCGTGTCGGGCCCGACGAAGCTCCAGGGCGCCGACCTGGTCATCCCCGACCTGCGCGGCGGCTTCTCGTACCTGATCGCCGCCCTGGCCGCGCAGGGCACGTCGCGCGTCCACGGCATCGAGCTGATCAACCGCGGCTACGAGAACTTCATGCAGAAGCTGGTGGAGCTGGGCGCGAAGGTCGAGCTCCCGGGCGCCGGGACCGTCTGA
- a CDS encoding YqgE/AlgH family protein yields the protein MTEVSSLAGRLLVATPALADPNFDRAVVLLLDHDDEGSLGVVLNRPTPVDVGSILESWAPLAGEPGVVFQGGPVSLDAALGLAVIPGDEGPLGWRRVHGAIGLVDLEAPPELLGPALGSLRIFAGYAGWGPGQLEEELGDGAWFVVESEPGDVSSPRPESLWRAVLRRQRSELAMIATYPDDPSLN from the coding sequence ATGACGGAGGTGTCCTCGCTCGCGGGCCGGCTGCTCGTCGCCACCCCCGCGCTGGCCGACCCGAACTTCGACCGCGCGGTGGTGCTGCTGCTCGACCACGACGACGAGGGCTCCCTCGGCGTGGTCCTCAACCGGCCCACACCGGTCGACGTGGGCTCCATCCTGGAGTCCTGGGCGCCGCTCGCCGGCGAGCCCGGCGTGGTCTTCCAGGGCGGGCCCGTCTCCCTCGACGCCGCGCTCGGCCTCGCCGTGATCCCCGGGGACGAGGGACCCCTCGGCTGGCGCCGGGTGCACGGCGCGATCGGCCTGGTCGACCTGGAGGCCCCGCCCGAGCTGCTCGGCCCCGCCCTCGGCAGCCTGCGGATCTTCGCCGGGTACGCCGGCTGGGGGCCCGGCCAGCTGGAGGAGGAACTGGGCGACGGGGCCTGGTTCGTCGTCGAGTCCGAACCCGGCGACGTGTCGTCCCCGCGGCCCGAGAGCCTGTGGCGGGCCGTGCTGCGGCGGCAGCGCAGCGAACTCGCCATGATCGCGACGTACCCGGACGACCCGAGCCTGAACTGA
- a CDS encoding DUF3039 domain-containing protein yields the protein MSTLEPERGAGTGTLVEPTPQVSHGDGDHERYAHYVQKDKIMASALDGTPVVALCGKVWVPGRDPKKYPVCPMCKEIYDSMGAGGDKDKGGKDKK from the coding sequence ATGAGCACTCTCGAGCCCGAGCGCGGGGCAGGTACGGGGACCCTCGTAGAGCCGACGCCGCAGGTGTCGCACGGCGACGGAGACCACGAGCGCTACGCCCATTACGTCCAGAAGGACAAGATCATGGCGAGTGCCCTCGACGGCACTCCCGTCGTCGCCCTGTGCGGCAAGGTCTGGGTCCCCGGCCGCGATCCCAAGAAGTACCCGGTCTGCCCGATGTGCAAGGAGATCTACGACTCCATGGGCGCGGGCGGCGACAAGGACAAGGGCGGCAAGGACAAGAAGTAG
- a CDS encoding FAD binding domain-containing protein yields MTTHAPRTAHSVTLPASLDEAVAALAAMPAAVPVAGGTDLMAAVNKGRLRPAGLVGLGRINELRGWQYQDGHALLGAGLTHARMGRPDFAALIPALAAAARAAGPPQIRNAGTLGGNVVTAAPTGDSLPVLAALEADLVVAGPSGGREVPVSHLLAGRAMLEPGELVAFVRVPLLHAPQVFLKATGRTGPGRALASVAVVLDPARRAVRCAVGAIAPMPLRPLEAEHWIASLVDWDGERGLAPEALVAFGEYVAAACVPDRPPAAEEPPPLPPAVLQLRRTVSVLARRALGRALS; encoded by the coding sequence TTGACCACGCACGCACCGAGGACGGCGCACTCCGTCACGCTGCCGGCCTCGCTCGACGAGGCCGTGGCGGCACTCGCCGCCATGCCCGCCGCCGTGCCCGTCGCCGGCGGCACGGACCTGATGGCCGCGGTCAACAAGGGCCGGCTGCGCCCCGCCGGCCTGGTCGGCCTCGGCCGCATCAACGAACTGCGCGGGTGGCAGTACCAGGACGGTCACGCCCTCCTCGGCGCCGGCCTCACCCACGCCCGCATGGGGCGCCCCGACTTCGCCGCCCTCATCCCCGCGCTCGCCGCCGCCGCGCGCGCCGCGGGCCCGCCGCAGATCCGCAACGCGGGCACCCTCGGCGGCAACGTCGTCACCGCCGCGCCGACCGGCGACTCGCTGCCCGTCCTGGCCGCCCTGGAGGCCGACCTCGTCGTCGCCGGCCCGTCCGGCGGCCGCGAGGTCCCCGTCTCGCACCTGCTCGCCGGCCGCGCGATGCTCGAACCGGGCGAACTGGTCGCCTTCGTCCGGGTGCCGCTGCTGCACGCCCCGCAGGTGTTCCTCAAGGCCACCGGGCGGACCGGCCCGGGCCGCGCCCTCGCCTCCGTCGCCGTCGTCCTGGACCCGGCGCGGCGGGCGGTGCGCTGCGCGGTCGGGGCGATCGCGCCGATGCCGCTGCGTCCGCTGGAGGCCGAGCACTGGATCGCCTCGCTCGTCGACTGGGACGGCGAGCGGGGGCTGGCGCCGGAGGCCCTCGTGGCGTTCGGCGAGTACGTCGCGGCGGCCTGCGTCCCGGACCGGCCGCCGGCCGCCGAGGAGCCGCCTCCGCTGCCGCCCGCCGTACTGCAACTGCGCCGCACGGTGTCCGTGCTGGCCCGACGAGCACTGGGGAGGGCGCTGTCGTGA
- a CDS encoding 2Fe-2S iron-sulfur cluster-binding protein, with product MTTDESGNEERARDGGGWQPTPQGEYDGDATAFVHLPPDIARDGVPLEAPGHGYVPPHIADPHATAQWNFTSAPEAAHPPAPGPADLTGQWTIPVAQGELPEESGEYRMGARQFGTAPGYAPAYGGGPEHGYAPVHGTPAHDTPAHGSGYAPGTASAPGPAHPHEAAAPAPESAAPASGPAWADGSSAPATLPGGAPAPWAVAPQPGFAPERPAPRPQSAPQAEAPAEPAAPYEPSAAPDDRGDGPAEAARARAGETGTDHAVGAPAAGAVVDGLPAAEPSPAEPSPERDAAPADADHAAVSDHTAVPDTTAQAAPDHAPTDGAPADHAPADGAPGRPAPDDRPAPDDRPSSDQPSPDREGSGEHPHVSYVLRVNGADRPVTDAWIGESLLYVLRERLGLAGAKDGCSQGECGACNVQVDGRLVASCLVPAATAAGSEVRTVEGLAAGGAPSDVQRALTRCGAVQCGFCIPGMAMTVHDLLEGNHAPSDVEARRALSGNLCRCTGYQGALRAVREVVAERAAGRPGATGGAADRQNPEVRIPHQVPHPHDGGTA from the coding sequence GTGACCACCGACGAGTCCGGCAACGAGGAGCGCGCGCGGGACGGCGGCGGCTGGCAGCCGACGCCGCAGGGGGAGTACGACGGCGACGCCACGGCGTTCGTCCACCTCCCGCCCGACATCGCCCGGGACGGCGTCCCGCTGGAGGCGCCCGGCCACGGCTACGTACCGCCGCACATCGCCGACCCGCACGCCACCGCGCAGTGGAACTTCACGTCCGCCCCGGAGGCCGCGCACCCGCCCGCCCCGGGCCCCGCCGACCTGACGGGCCAGTGGACGATCCCGGTCGCGCAGGGGGAGCTGCCCGAGGAGTCGGGCGAGTACCGGATGGGCGCCCGGCAGTTCGGCACCGCGCCCGGGTACGCGCCGGCGTACGGCGGCGGACCCGAGCACGGGTACGCGCCGGTCCACGGCACGCCCGCGCACGACACGCCCGCCCACGGGTCCGGGTACGCCCCCGGGACCGCGTCCGCGCCCGGTCCCGCACACCCGCACGAGGCGGCCGCACCGGCCCCGGAGAGCGCCGCGCCCGCGTCGGGACCCGCCTGGGCGGACGGCAGCAGCGCCCCCGCGACACTGCCGGGCGGTGCCCCCGCGCCCTGGGCGGTCGCCCCGCAGCCGGGTTTCGCCCCGGAACGGCCCGCCCCGCGACCGCAGTCCGCCCCGCAGGCCGAGGCACCGGCCGAGCCCGCGGCCCCGTACGAGCCCTCCGCCGCGCCGGACGACCGGGGCGACGGCCCCGCAGAGGCGGCCCGCGCGCGGGCCGGCGAGACCGGCACCGACCACGCGGTCGGCGCCCCGGCGGCCGGAGCGGTCGTCGACGGCCTCCCCGCCGCCGAGCCGTCCCCCGCCGAGCCGTCCCCCGAACGGGACGCGGCCCCGGCCGACGCCGACCACGCCGCGGTCAGCGACCACACCGCGGTCCCCGACACCACCGCCCAGGCGGCACCCGACCACGCGCCGACGGACGGGGCGCCGGCCGACCACGCGCCGGCGGACGGGGCGCCGGGCCGGCCCGCGCCGGACGACCGGCCCGCGCCGGACGACCGGCCCTCCTCCGACCAGCCCTCTCCCGACCGGGAGGGGAGCGGCGAGCACCCGCACGTCTCGTACGTCCTGCGTGTCAACGGCGCCGATCGCCCCGTCACCGACGCGTGGATCGGCGAGTCGCTGCTGTACGTGCTGCGCGAGCGCCTCGGCCTGGCCGGTGCCAAGGACGGCTGCTCGCAGGGCGAGTGCGGCGCGTGCAACGTCCAGGTCGACGGCCGCCTCGTCGCCTCCTGCCTGGTGCCCGCCGCGACCGCCGCGGGCAGCGAGGTCCGTACCGTCGAGGGCCTGGCCGCCGGCGGAGCGCCCTCCGACGTACAGCGCGCCCTCACCCGCTGCGGCGCGGTCCAGTGCGGCTTCTGCATCCCCGGCATGGCGATGACCGTGCACGACCTGCTGGAGGGCAACCACGCGCCCAGCGACGTGGAGGCCCGGCGGGCGCTGTCCGGCAACCTGTGCCGCTGCACCGGCTACCAGGGCGCCCTCAGAGCCGTACGGGAAGTCGTCGCGGAACGCGCCGCCGGAAGGCCGGGAGCGACCGGAGGCGCGGCCGACCGGCAGAACCCCGAGGTCCGCATCCCGCACCAGGTCCCCCACCCGCACGACGGAGGCACGGCGTGA
- a CDS encoding xanthine dehydrogenase family protein molybdopterin-binding subunit: MSNDAATAIPAVDVPRQAQEQERPVRGLGASLPSADAPAKAQGTFPYAADLWAEGLLWAAILRSPHAHARIRSIDTSAAAAMPGVRAVVTHADVPGDAAYGRTVADRPVFAADVVRHHGEAIAAVAADHPDAARLAAAAIIVDYEVLEPVTDPEQAFSAPPLHPDGNLIRHIPLRFGDPDVTGEVIVEGLYRIGRQDPAPIGAEAGLAVPRPDGGVEIYTASTDPHTDRDLAAACFGLPPEQVRIVVTGVPGAMGDREDPGFQIPLGLLALRTGAPVKLAATREESFLGHAHRHPTLLRYRHHADGEGRLVKVEAQILLDGGAYADASSDSLAAAVSFACGPYVVPHAFVEGWVVRTNNPPAGHVRGEGAMQVCAAYEGQMDKLAAKLGLDPAELRMRNVLATGDLLPTGQTVTCPAPVAELLEAVREYPLPPLPVDASEDDWLLPGGPEGAGEPGAVRRGVGYALGMVHMLGAEGTDEVSTATVKVEGGAATVLCAAVETGQGFSTLARQIVQEVLGVEDVRVAPVDTDQPPAGPTAHGRHTWVSGGAVERAAKMVRTQLLQPLAHKFGMSTELLQIQEGRISSYDGVLSTTVAEALEGKELWATAQCRPHPTEPLDEAGQGDAFVGLAFCAIRAVVDVDVELGSVRVVELAVAQDVGRILNPAQLATRIEAGVTQGLGAALTENLRTPRGLVRHPDLTGYALPTALDTPDIRIVKLVEERDVVAPFGAKAASAVPVVTSPAAIASAVRAATGRPVNRLPIRPQSAVVQPQTS; encoded by the coding sequence GTGAGCAACGACGCGGCCACCGCCATCCCGGCGGTCGACGTCCCCCGGCAGGCGCAGGAGCAGGAGCGGCCCGTCCGCGGGCTCGGCGCGTCGCTGCCGTCGGCCGACGCCCCCGCCAAGGCGCAGGGCACCTTCCCCTACGCCGCCGACCTGTGGGCCGAGGGCCTCCTGTGGGCGGCGATCCTCCGTTCCCCGCACGCGCACGCGCGCATCCGGTCGATCGACACGTCCGCCGCCGCGGCGATGCCCGGTGTGCGGGCCGTGGTGACCCACGCGGACGTGCCGGGGGACGCGGCGTACGGCCGGACCGTCGCCGACCGCCCCGTCTTCGCGGCCGACGTGGTCCGCCACCACGGCGAGGCCATCGCGGCCGTGGCCGCGGACCACCCGGACGCGGCCAGGCTCGCGGCGGCGGCGATCATCGTCGACTACGAGGTGCTGGAGCCGGTCACCGACCCGGAGCAGGCGTTCTCCGCCCCGCCGCTGCACCCCGACGGCAACCTGATCCGCCACATCCCGCTCCGCTTCGGCGACCCCGACGTCACCGGCGAGGTGATCGTCGAGGGCCTGTACCGCATCGGCCGCCAGGACCCGGCGCCCATCGGCGCGGAGGCCGGTCTCGCGGTGCCGCGCCCGGACGGCGGCGTCGAGATCTACACGGCGTCCACCGACCCGCACACCGACCGCGACCTGGCCGCCGCGTGCTTCGGCCTGCCGCCGGAGCAGGTGAGGATCGTCGTGACGGGAGTGCCCGGCGCGATGGGCGACCGGGAGGACCCCGGCTTCCAGATCCCGCTCGGCCTGCTGGCCCTGCGGACGGGCGCGCCGGTGAAGCTCGCCGCGACCCGCGAGGAGTCGTTCCTCGGGCACGCCCACCGCCATCCGACGCTGCTGCGCTACCGCCACCACGCGGACGGGGAGGGCCGCCTGGTGAAGGTGGAGGCGCAGATCCTCCTCGACGGCGGTGCGTACGCCGACGCCTCCTCCGACTCCCTGGCGGCGGCCGTCTCCTTCGCCTGCGGCCCGTACGTCGTCCCGCACGCCTTCGTCGAGGGCTGGGTCGTCCGCACCAACAACCCGCCCGCCGGGCACGTGCGCGGCGAGGGCGCGATGCAGGTGTGCGCCGCGTACGAGGGCCAGATGGACAAGCTGGCGGCGAAGCTGGGCCTGGACCCGGCCGAACTGCGCATGCGCAACGTCCTCGCGACCGGCGACCTGCTGCCGACGGGCCAGACGGTGACGTGCCCGGCACCGGTCGCCGAACTGCTGGAGGCCGTACGGGAGTACCCGCTGCCGCCGCTGCCGGTGGACGCCTCGGAGGACGACTGGCTGCTGCCGGGCGGCCCGGAGGGCGCGGGGGAGCCGGGCGCGGTGCGGCGGGGCGTCGGCTACGCGCTGGGCATGGTGCACATGCTGGGCGCCGAGGGCACGGACGAGGTGTCGACGGCGACGGTGAAGGTCGAAGGCGGCGCGGCGACGGTGCTGTGCGCCGCCGTGGAGACCGGCCAGGGCTTCTCGACGCTGGCGCGCCAGATCGTCCAGGAGGTCCTGGGCGTGGAGGACGTGCGGGTGGCGCCCGTGGACACGGACCAGCCGCCGGCGGGCCCGACGGCGCACGGCCGCCACACGTGGGTGTCGGGCGGCGCGGTGGAGCGCGCGGCGAAGATGGTCCGCACACAGCTGCTCCAGCCGCTGGCGCACAAGTTCGGCATGTCGACGGAGCTGCTCCAGATCCAGGAGGGCAGGATCAGCTCGTACGACGGCGTCCTGTCCACGACGGTGGCGGAGGCGCTGGAGGGCAAGGAGCTGTGGGCGACGGCACAGTGCCGCCCCCACCCGACGGAGCCGCTGGACGAGGCCGGGCAGGGCGACGCGTTCGTGGGCCTGGCGTTCTGCGCGATCCGCGCGGTGGTCGACGTGGACGTGGAGCTGGGCTCCGTACGGGTCGTGGAGCTGGCCGTCGCGCAGGACGTGGGCAGGATCCTGAACCCGGCCCAGCTGGCCACCCGCATCGAGGCCGGCGTCACCCAGGGCCTGGGCGCGGCACTCACCGAGAACCTCCGCACCCCGCGCGGCCTGGTCCGCCACCCGGACCTGACGGGCTACGCCCTGCCGACGGCGCTGGACACCCCCGACATCCGCATCGTGAAGCTGGTCGAGGAGCGGGACGTGGTGGCCCCGTTCGGCGCGAAGGCGGCGAGCGCGGTACCGGTGGTCACCTCCCCGGCGGCCATCGCCTCGGCGGTCCGCGCCGCCACCGGCCGCCCCGTCAACCGCCTCCCCATCCGCCCCCAGTCCGCGGTGGTCCAGCCCCAGACGTCCTGA
- a CDS encoding DUF6571 family protein: MPTYREILEMDFSVLTKAADSWKSTAAKFKTLEDVFAREVQTVSTSGDWVGESASASVKPFAVTRQEYDAAQKEALGMESLLRDAHSTFVRLKADVKSAVADAVDAGMKVSDGGAASYDFGKVDAATANSIRHDPDLRNTEQAYTKRITDAVKAVNDFDEDVKRALISATGADGTSPFGFNSKPVGDVEAVEALALTEKIRSGKASPEELQEYRDLLRRNSGDKHFSEAFLHALGPRETVLLSDRMNLAAHERGVSEADRKLYESINAGLASTVASGTRDPNSYAYRPFVDGLKAFGDDSWGGVRPLHGYQALVTLMSHGEGYGKEFLNEIGEGIIAAEKARPNIWVHAQDVERPNLAADPLDGLLKVMSKEPDAATYFLDPEAKGNKNDHLKYLLTERQWSNEYVAPLYGPLQEITNPHQGSGLGAALQAAATGHGPGEKLGSPGPHTEGQARVMHNAIRLLDRDAGGDEFPEHLAGIRQPMARALADYVADTHLILGGQESSLGGVGGSESIHGAGDKAHLAVGQASLIRVMRGIADDAPSYALLYEAERVYAADRLATVPEFHGNRVHGDSSEWNDRARDIGVAMGAINGIGADVYQDKQDEKVEWAEDTAEYSAIGANGLIGEIPIVGTVGGALVDSIKYDWVKDVTAEAEQQGKLDASENYDHCMGGTNKLLDQWAASRGISEDGAFKEAKNSANDGYTSGRSAASNHL, encoded by the coding sequence GTGCCCACGTACCGGGAGATTTTGGAGATGGACTTCTCCGTCCTTACCAAGGCCGCCGACAGTTGGAAGAGCACTGCGGCGAAGTTCAAGACACTTGAGGACGTCTTCGCTCGCGAGGTGCAGACCGTCTCCACTAGCGGTGACTGGGTGGGGGAGAGCGCCAGCGCCTCCGTCAAGCCCTTCGCGGTGACGCGGCAGGAATACGATGCGGCGCAGAAAGAGGCGCTCGGCATGGAGTCGCTCCTGCGGGACGCCCACTCCACCTTCGTTCGACTCAAGGCCGACGTGAAGTCGGCCGTCGCCGATGCCGTGGACGCGGGTATGAAGGTCTCGGATGGCGGCGCCGCGAGCTACGACTTCGGCAAGGTCGACGCAGCCACGGCCAACAGCATCCGCCACGATCCGGACCTGCGGAACACGGAGCAGGCGTACACGAAGCGGATCACGGACGCGGTGAAGGCGGTCAACGACTTCGACGAGGACGTGAAGCGGGCCCTGATCAGCGCGACAGGTGCGGACGGCACCTCGCCCTTCGGGTTCAACTCCAAGCCGGTCGGCGACGTCGAGGCGGTGGAGGCGCTCGCCCTCACGGAGAAGATCCGTTCCGGCAAGGCGTCGCCCGAGGAGCTTCAGGAGTACCGGGACCTCCTCCGGCGGAACTCCGGCGACAAGCACTTCAGCGAGGCCTTCCTGCACGCGCTGGGCCCCAGGGAGACCGTGCTGCTGTCCGACCGGATGAACCTGGCGGCGCACGAGCGAGGAGTGTCCGAGGCCGACCGGAAGCTCTACGAGTCCATCAACGCGGGCCTCGCCTCGACGGTCGCCTCCGGCACCAGGGATCCGAACAGCTACGCCTACCGACCATTCGTCGACGGCCTCAAAGCCTTCGGCGACGACTCCTGGGGTGGGGTGAGGCCACTGCACGGGTACCAGGCCTTGGTGACCCTGATGTCGCACGGCGAGGGCTACGGCAAGGAGTTCCTCAACGAGATCGGCGAGGGGATTATCGCGGCCGAGAAGGCCCGCCCCAACATCTGGGTCCACGCCCAGGACGTCGAGCGGCCCAATCTCGCGGCCGATCCGCTGGACGGTCTGCTGAAGGTCATGAGCAAGGAGCCGGACGCGGCCACGTACTTCCTCGACCCGGAAGCGAAGGGCAACAAGAACGACCACCTCAAGTATCTGCTCACCGAACGGCAGTGGAGCAACGAGTACGTGGCGCCGCTGTACGGACCGCTGCAGGAGATCACCAATCCCCACCAGGGCTCCGGCCTCGGGGCCGCCCTCCAGGCCGCCGCGACCGGCCACGGGCCCGGCGAGAAGCTCGGGTCCCCCGGTCCCCACACCGAGGGCCAGGCCCGCGTCATGCACAACGCCATCAGGCTGCTTGACAGGGACGCGGGCGGCGACGAGTTCCCGGAGCACCTGGCCGGGATCCGCCAGCCGATGGCCAGGGCGCTCGCGGACTACGTGGCGGACACCCATCTGATCCTGGGAGGACAGGAATCCAGTCTCGGGGGCGTCGGTGGCAGCGAATCAATCCACGGAGCCGGGGACAAGGCGCACCTGGCCGTCGGTCAGGCAAGTCTCATCCGTGTGATGCGCGGCATCGCCGATGACGCTCCCTCCTACGCCTTGCTGTACGAGGCTGAACGCGTCTACGCCGCTGATCGGCTCGCCACTGTGCCGGAGTTCCATGGGAACAGAGTGCATGGGGACAGCTCGGAGTGGAACGACCGGGCGCGAGACATCGGCGTAGCGATGGGTGCCATCAACGGGATTGGTGCCGATGTGTATCAGGATAAACAGGATGAGAAGGTCGAATGGGCGGAGGATACCGCCGAATACTCGGCGATCGGAGCCAACGGCCTGATTGGGGAGATTCCGATTGTCGGCACAGTCGGCGGGGCTTTGGTCGACAGTATCAAGTACGACTGGGTGAAGGACGTGACTGCCGAAGCCGAGCAACAGGGGAAGCTCGACGCCAGTGAAAATTACGATCATTGCATGGGCGGTACCAACAAGCTGCTTGACCAGTGGGCTGCCAGTAGGGGTATTTCGGAGGATGGCGCCTTCAAGGAGGCAAAGAACAGTGCGAACGATGGGTACACGTCCGGGCGTAGTGCGGCTTCGAACCACTTGTGA